The following proteins are co-located in the Besnoitia besnoiti strain Bb-Ger1 chromosome Unknown contig00007, whole genome shotgun sequence genome:
- a CDS encoding DUF89/Fructose bisphosphatase (encoded by transcript BESB_074150), with amino-acid sequence MTWMLQQPPTGKGWLQSDRDARLLEQYRDMWNLHRARPSNAVLPDATHSDVPGTWSYDTVNRRLREEILKRTFHENAEFLQTHPESLQRLQALDQEMGESLTTPLRYLPEVEKSNKGARKAGAYSLDVEKADIRLWNEVVLPKWVAKDATWASAPWLVAELFFYRRISHAFDYFTTLYDPFEKQKMAGLRGCAPMLLRFGESLRRMNDPAGCTPDDAAVFRAGLRSAILGALKGNAADLSLWPCSHEEAETQAGQETTASSVLGEDDDESACILCDDFDAFFEDVRSQFSAERSAKKERKAVIFVDNAGSEVLTDMWLACVLLEYKVVDKVVFYVKEYPIFVSDALPKDFQLTYTWIQQQASKARPTVSALANLWRSYVERGRWEVKAHTYFCMPFEYSDMPSELYAELRDTASVLISKGDANYRRILGDRAWSIQTPFSRVAQYAPCPLLALRKLKADVACGISAEKQKHAEETDKEWMVNGKWGVIHYFNPRCVDERPLE; translated from the exons ATGACGTGGATGCTCCAACAGCCCCCCACGGGGAAAGGCTGGCTGCAGTCGGACAGAGACGCACGCTTGCTGGAACAGTATCGAGACATGTGGAATCTGCATCGCGCTCGGCCGTCGAATGCTGTTCTGCCCGATGCTACGCATTCCGATGTCCCGGGTACTTGG TCGTACGACACCGTCAACAGGCGCCTACGCGAGGAGATTCTGAAACGCACGTTCCACGAGAATGCAGAGTTTCTCCAAACGCACCCggagtctctgcagcggtTGCAAGCGCTCGACCAGGAGATGGGCGAGTCTCTCACGACGCCCCTGCGCTATTTACCAGAGGTGGAGAAGTCAAACAAGGGAGCCAGAAAAGCGGGGGCGTATTCGCTGGACGTTGAGAAGGCGGACATTCGACTGTGGAACGAGGTCGTCTTGCCGAAGTGGGTAGCGAAAGACGCTACgtgggcgtcggcgccgtgGCTCGTAGCCGAGCTCTTTTTTTACCGGCGCATCTCGCACGCATTTGACTACTTCACGACGCTCTACGACCCGTTTGAGAAACAGAAGATGGCAGGTCTCCGGGGCTGTGCGCCAATGCTGCTTCGCTTTGGAGAGTCGCTCAGACGCATGAACGACCCAGCGGGCTGCACGCCTGACGACGCGGCAGTCTTCAGGGCAGGCTTGCGCAGCGCCATTCTTGGGGCGCTGAAAGGTAACGCGGCGGACCTGAGTTTGTGGCCTTGCAGCCACGAGGAAGCTGAGACACAAGCTGGGCAAGAAACGACCGCCTCGTCCGTTCTGGGGGAGGATGACGACGAGAGCGCGTGCATTCTCTGCGATGACTTTGACGCCTTTTTCGAAGATGTCCGCAGTCAATTCTCCGCGGAGCGCTCCGCAAAGAAGGAGCGGAAGGCCGTGATTTTCGTTGACAACGCTGGCTCAGAAGTTCTCACCGACATGTGGCTGGCGTGTGTGCTGCTGGAATACAAAGTTGTCGACAAGGTCGTCTTCTACGTCAAAGAATACCCCATCTTCGTGAGCGATGCGCTGCCGAAAGATTTCCAGCTCACCTACACGTGGATTCAACAACAAGCCTCGAAAGCT AGACCGACCGTCAGTGCTCTGGCTAACTTGTGGCGGTCGTACGTGGAGAGGGGCCGATGGGAGGTTAAGGCGCACACGTACTTCTGCATGCCGTTCGAGTACTCGGACATGCCCAGCGAGCTCTACGCAGAACTGCGCGACACAGCGTCGGTGCTTATCAGCAAAGGAGACGCGAATTACCGACGCATCCTTG GCGATAGAGCGTGGTCAATTCAAACTCCGttctcgcgcgtggcgcagtACGCCCCCTGCCCACTGCTGGCTCTACGCAAGCTGAAGGCTGACGTTGC ATGCGGCATTTCAGCGGAAAAGCAGAAgcacgccgaggagacggaTAAAGAATGGATGGTTAACGGCAA GTGGGGTGTAATTCACTACTTCAACCCACGTTGTGTGGACGAGCGTCCGCTGGAATGA
- a CDS encoding uncharacterized protein (encoded by transcript BESB_074160) translates to MNGCSKRKSHRLLNPCFELRQSFPKIQHWQGTEILHRLKQKEKDAAVIHPCIDTWGVYVQCLRRYPATSASRCRVEGDRHTRCLQQNGRWKPSDSLEAQKLLEMFQVFNETSRFKYPPRPVPELVRGCAFPFSSPPKK, encoded by the exons ATGAACGGCTGCAGCAAGAGAAAGTCGCACCGCCTGCTGAATCCCTGCTTCGAGCTGCGGCAGTCCTTTCCCAAGATCCAGCACTGGCAAGGCACAGAGATTCTCCACCGCCTCaagcagaaggagaaagacgccgcCGTCATTCATCCATGCATCGACACTTG GGGGGTCTACGTAcagtgcctccgccgctACCCCGCgacctctgcctcgcgctgtcgagtcgagggcgacagacacacgcgctgTTTGCAGCAGAATGGCCGCTGGAAACCCTCGGACAGCCTCGAGGCGCAAAAACTCCTCGAAAT GTTCCAAGTCTTTAACGAGACTTCCCGATTCAAGTATCCGCCACGACCTGTACCCGAGCTCGTGCGAG GCTGCGCGTTCCCGTTTTCCAGTCCGCCGAAGAAGTAG